In Gigantopelta aegis isolate Gae_Host chromosome 14, Gae_host_genome, whole genome shotgun sequence, the following proteins share a genomic window:
- the LOC121388524 gene encoding solute carrier family 66 member 2-like: protein MFDSISDVNYAAYFESIKMPDITILNLINWVAASAMIFGGAIPFIPQYLDIRRTRHAEGFSTFVCLNLIIANVLRILFWFGRHFELPLLAQSILMLFAMLAMVKLCVSVASKSEILTAKNRHFLDFDIEYFWKWTDFLSYVEFTVTFSLVVGILTFLLINNRFYIEVLGFMAVFAEAMLGTPQFYRNFINKSTVGMSKKMVAMWTCGDIFKTGYFILREAPVQFWICGALQVSIDIAIFMQVLIYRRRPPITVVKAARS, encoded by the exons ATGTTTGATTCTATTTCTGATGTAAACTACGCTGCTTACTTCGAGAGTATAAAGATGCCTGACATAACAATTCTGAACCTCATTAACTGGGTTGCTGCGAGCGCCATGATATTTGGCGGAGCGATTCCGTTCATCCCGCAGTACCTGGACATACGGAGGACTCGCCACGCAGAGGGGTTTTCAACGTTTGTCTGCCTCAACCTCATCATCGCCAATGTTTTAAGAATACTCTTCTG GTTTGGCCGCCACTTCGAACTGCCACTGTTGGCTCAGAGTATCCTGATGCTGTTTGCCATGCTGGCTATGGTTAAACTGTGTGTAAGCGTAGCCTCGAAAAGTGAAATTCTTACAGCCAAAAATAGACACTTCTTAG ATTTTGATATTGAGTATTTCTGGAAGTGGACAGATTTCCTGAGTTATGTTGAGTTCACGGTGACATTTTCTCTCGTCGTCGGCATCCTCACATTCTTACTCATCAATAACCGCTTCTACATCGAGGTGCTTGGGTTTATGGCCGTCTTCGCCGAGGCCATGCTAGGAACTCCACAGTTTTATAGAAACTTTATTAATAAGTCTACAGTGGGTATGAG CAAAAAAATGGTTGCCATGTGGACGTGTGgggatatttttaaaactggttATTTTATTCTGCGTGAGGCACCAGTACAGTTCTGGATCTGTGGGGCACTACAGGTGTCCATAGACATCGCAATTTTCATGCAGGTCCTCATATACAGACGCAGGCCACCCATCACCGTGGTCAAGGCTGCACGGAGTTGA